The Schizosaccharomyces pombe strain 972h- genome assembly, chromosome: I genome contains a region encoding:
- the tif313 gene encoding translation initiation factor eIF3m produces MEGSDFILVVDSSVEEQVEELAMYLDNLEANTDKNVLALCREYLASENVKEVLNLFLTRLPLLAQAPEKELEPILAVFINLIQESAAFEDHVSKFCQALEQIADQNNNLTPAILSVLSILFNTAVKERQHARLSILTSVVTLTTRYSLFSTLAPNLKYFPDWLKEAGVSVSDHRAFNIFVSKAIQSYDDEQSFAFLLEAVKMDNSTADEAVRELVQRAVNSPKYFFFDDIVTLPPVQQLEQSTLQLLGILSGGMTDDYVSWVAENHAHCQHQKFDEDAIARKMKLLTIASLATQAPNNTLSYGDVAKSLKIDENEVELWIIDVIRAGLVEGRMSQLTKTLSIHRSSYRVFGKHEWVALHEKLAKWGSSLRYMLQVMEQPLSSFTIASSKKGNRDGSAVTASE; encoded by the exons ATGGAAGGCtctgattttattttggtaGTTGACTCTTCCGTAGAGGAACAG gtGGAAGAATTGGCTATGTATTTGGATAATCTTGAGGCTAATACCGATAAAAATGTACTTGCTCTTTGCCGAGAATATTTGGCTTCTGAAAATGTTAAAGAAGTTCTTAATCTGTTTCTGACTCGCTTGCCATTGTTGGCACAAGCACCTGAGAAAG AACTCGAGCCTATTTTAGCCGTCTTTATTAATCTTATCCAAGAATCTGCTGCTTTCGAAGATCATGTTTCTAAATTTTGCCAAGCCTTAGAGCAGATTGCCGATCAAAACAACAATCTCACTCCTGCCATACTCAGTGTCTTaagcattttatttaatacGGCCGTCAAAGAACGTCAACACGCACGTTTAAGCATTCTTACTAGTGTTGTTACTCTCACTACCCGTTATTCCTTGTTTAGCACTCTTGCACCTAATTTGAAATACTTCCCTGACTGGCTTAAAGAAGCTGGTGTCAGTGTATCGGACCATCGGgcatttaatatttttgtttctaaAGCTATTCAATCATACGATGATGAGCAATCATTTGCTTTCCTTTTGGAAGCCGTAAAAATGGACAACTCAACTGCTGACGAGGCGGTTCGCGAATTAGTTCAACGCGCTGTTAACAGCCCTAAgtactttttctttgatgaTATTGTCACCCTTCCACCCGTTCAGCAGCTTGAACAAAGTACTTTACAGTTACTTGGTATTTTGTCCGGCGGGATGACCGACGATTATGTAAGTTGGGTTGCCGAAAACCATGCTCATTGCCAACaccaaaaatttgatgaagatgCAATTGCACGTAAGATGAAACTTTTAACTATTGCTTCATTAGCTACCCAGGCTCCCAATAATACATTATCCTATGGTGATGTAGCCAAGAGTTTGAagattgatgaaaatgaagtaGAATTATGGATCATTGATGTTATTCGTGCTGGACTTGTTGAAGGCCGCATGTCTCAGTTGACTAAAACGTTATCCATTCACCGTAGCAGCTATCGTGTCTTTGGTAAGCACGAATGGGTTGCTTTACACGAAAAATTAGCTAAATGGGGTTCAAGTTTACGTTACATGCTACAAGTAATGGAGCAACCTTTATCTAGCTTTACTATAGCCTCTAGCAAAAAGGGAAATAGAGACGGATCCGCGGTCACAGCCTCTGAATAG
- the rsm19 gene encoding mitochondrial 37S ribosomal protein uS19m translates to MFWTSVARARSVWKGPNVVDFGVNVQQCIKGNVPIKTAVRSATILPRMVGAQFMVHNGKSYANVKITEDMIGHKLGEFAPTRKAFHYRQTKNR, encoded by the exons ATGTTTTGGACTAGTGTAGCCAGAGCTCGGTCAGTCTGGAAAG GACCCAACGTGGTCGATTTCGGTGTCAACGTTCAGCAATGTATTAAAGGAAACGTTCCTATAAAAACAGCTGTGCGATCTGCAACTATTTTACCTAGAATGGTTGG TGCTCAATTTATGGTTCATAATGGTAAATCATATGCCAATGTAAAAATTACAGAAGATATGATCGGGCATAAATTAGGTGAATTTGCACCTACCAGAAAAGCATTTCATTACAGACAAACTAAAAATCGGTAA
- the trm112 gene encoding methyltransferase complex regulatory subunit Trm112, whose amino-acid sequence MKLLTANFLNCSNKKCTSSPEAFPLDVVDAKLAIQQLELKPEFLIGIMPRIDWNALLKTTRQLGNYSLPDEKPDLVDDSDEVLLKSLHNVLLETEITEGKMVCGNCGHVYPIFEGIPNMLLSESEI is encoded by the exons aTGAAGCTACTAACAG CAAACTTCTTAAACTgttctaataaaaaatgcacAAGCTCTCCTGAGGCATTCCCGTTGGATGTGGTTGATGCGAAATTGGCTATTCAACAATTAGAATTGAAACCGGAGTTCCTTATTGGAATTATGCCCAGAATCGATTGGAATGCTTTGTTAAAGACAACGAGACAG TTGGGTAATTATAGTTTACCTGATGAAAAGCCCGATCTTGTTGATGATTCCGATGAGGTGCTATTGAAATCTCTTCATAATGTTTTACTAGAG ACTGAAATCACAGAGGGGAAAATGGTTTGCGGGAATTGTGGACATGTGTACCCCATATTTGAAGGAATTCCTAATATGCTGCTTTCCGAATCAGAAATTTAA
- the gti1 gene encoding gluconate transmembrane transporter inducer Gti1 — protein MTEPGNLQPTFVGFIGTTVDALLLFEACRQNYTHFVDRRPQDRERERLIRSGSVFVFDEVQSGIKRWTDGIAWSPSRVIGNFLVYRQLCKKNSVSDRKRSSKSRSDSDEEEVSAFTVSVPVDVDVASHVNISSPSAPSLSDNLFPGSSFSASSQQNPSSPGSNDIKSEFAAVKNEYVLSPTSPTTSAAFPSSFSSLPLVSSKPTGTPFVPKSPPSSSPSTTNVSNASTSSAPINPRAPQTRRESISSTSSIHYCSSSSLSYLHDTERALVGSLTDSYGFKKSGLIKKTISLMIDGRLHHLISYYTPEDVLNGKLQTPSSFNLFQQLTISKDLLEYKSFRIPPLVEAAESEKISQLSTLEKRTLPSFPYNPFFSSSTAEIDPYHFQGLTLSTSPISGVESSSLSSAISRNQSNLSSFQQQQQFSALQSISNNALNENIEQPPIKMAARHSYPNFLQTLPQYMNDVYNPSGLAFNPVNPNANNSFVNLNLIQFTSPSQALFDYGEGPYVDQKSQYLQPKQPSSNTDSIDQSSYNMSLAASKQFLTSDTQPDVNENYSFISNSIPKNLSTSWNQNMGYHVTNSNSELASQNPLYAQQAVSMESMGNAIQSSAYSAMSTPHGGHYDHYAATAKGKNPLAAENHASGGRLPKVPIPPLSNMRRGSVPIIPSSASLPMRTSGNRFCHYSSLNGNHNRISARTNPYPINNQTMLFTEPLSKERGSLS, from the coding sequence atgACCGAACCTGGCAATCTTCAACCGACATTTGTCGGTTTCATTGGCACTACTGTCGATGCACTCTTGCTCTTTGAGGCTTGTCGTCAAAACTATACACACTTTGTCGACCGTCGTCCCCAAGATCGTGAGCGCGAACGTCTCATTCGTTCGGGAAGTGTGTTTGTCTTTGATGAGGTTCAGTCCGGTATAAAACGCTGGACCGATGGTATCGCCTGGTCTCCTTCCAGGGTCATTGGCAACTTTTTAGTGTACAGGCAACTTTGCAAGAAGAATTCCGTTTCCGATCGTAAGCGAAGCTCAAAGTCTCGCTCCGACAGCGACGAAGAGGAGGTTTCCGCTTTTACCGTTTCTGTTCCTGTCGACGTTGACGTTGCTTCCCACGTCAATATTAGTTCTCCGTCTGCTCCTTCGCTTAGTGACAACCTTTTTCCAggttcttctttttctgcCTCTTCTCAGCAGAATCCTTCCTCCCCTGGCTCCAATGACATCAAATCCGAATTTGCCGCtgttaaaaatgaatatgtGCTTTCCCCTACTAGTCCCACCACAAGTGCTGCGTTCCCgtcttccttttcttcGTTGCCCCTTGTTTCCTCCAAACCGACTGGTACCCCCTTTGTCCCCAAGTCTCCCCCGTCCTCATCTCCATCCACCACCAATGTTTCCAATGCTTCCACTTCTTCCGCGCCCATAAATCCCAGGGCCCCTCAGACCAGGCGTGAATCCATTTCTTCCACTTCATCCATCCATTACTGTTCCTCCTCTTCCCTTTCCTATCTCCATGATACCGAAAGAGCCTTGGTGGGCTCACTCACCGACTCTTACGGTTTTAAAAAGAGTGGCctgattaaaaaaactatcTCTTTAATGATTGATGGTCGGCTTCACCATCTCATATCTTATTATACCCCAGAAGACGTGCTCAATGGGAAACTTCAAACGCCCAGCTCGTTCAATTTGTTTCAACAGTTAACCATTTCAAAAGATCTATTAGAGTACAAAAGCTTCCGTATTCCTCCTTTGGTTGAGGCTGCGGAATCTGAAAAGATTTCTCAATTGAGTACGCTAGAAAAGCGAACTCTTCCGTCTTTTCCTTATAACCCTTTCTTCTCTTCCTCCACTGCTGAGATTGATCCTTACCATTTTCAGGGTCTTACTCTTTCTACCTCTCCGATTTCTGGTGTAGAGTCCTCTTCTCTCTCTTCTGCAATATCTAGGAATCAGTCTAATCTTTCATCTTTTCAACAACAGCAGCAATTTTCGGCTTTGCAGTCAATTTCAAACAATGccttaaatgaaaatattgaGCAGCCTCCGATAAAGATGGCTGCTCGTCATTCCTACCCAAACTTTTTACAGACTCTTCCACAGTATATGAATGATGTTTATAATCCATCCGGATTAGCCTTTAACCCTGTGAATCCCAATGCTAATAATTCATTTGttaatttgaatttaattcaatTCACATCACCATCTCAAGCTCTGTTCGATTACGGAGAAGGTCCTTATGTCGACCAAAAATCACAGTATTTGCAGCCAAAACAGCCGTCTTCTAACACTGATTCAATTGACCAATCTTCCTATAACATGTCTCTTGCTGCTTccaaacaatttttaacgTCTGACACGCAACCCGATGTCAATGAAAATTACTCTTTTATTTCCAATTCTATCCCAAAAAACTTATCCACCTCTTGGAACCAGAATATGGGTTATCATGTAACTAATTCAAACTCAGAACTGGCCTCTCAAAACCCGCTTTATGCTCAACAGGCCGTGTCAATGGAGAGTATGGGCAATGCCATTCAGTCAAGCGCTTATTCCGCTATGTCGACTCCGCATGGAGGTCATTATGACCACTATGCCGCCACTGCGAAAGGTAAAAATCCTTTAGCTGCTGAAAACCACGCTTCTGGTGGTCGTTTACCCAAGGTTCCAATTCCTCCACTCTCGAATATGCGTCGAGGATCTGTTCCTATCATACCTTCATCTGCTTCTTTACCAATGCGTACTTCGGGAAATCGATTCTGTCATTATTCTTCATTAAATGGAAATCACAATCGAATTTCGGCACGTACGAATCCTTATCCCATTAACAACCAAACGATGCTTTTTACTGAACCACTTTCAAAAGAACGCGGCTCCTTGTCAtga
- the loc1 gene encoding pre-ribosomal protein Loc1, whose amino-acid sequence MVVKKSKPKNQIRVEDLDLPKLNTSKNPQTKIQKKGKKKGKIFAETKDDLQNILNQVTYELDDKIKSKLQVAHEREAVFSKQSDRKISNNKADKKTGRKNEKK is encoded by the exons atggtcgtgaaaaaatctaaaccaaaaaat CAAATTCGCGTGGAGGATTTGGACCTTCCCAAGCTAAACACTTCTAAAAATCCCCAAACTAAGATTCAGAAAAAGGGGAAGAAGAAGGGGAAAATATTTGCTGAAACTAAG GATGACCTTCAAAATATTCTCAATCAAGTTACTTATGAGCTTGacgataaaataaaatctaaACTTCAAGTGGCT CACGAGCGCGAAGCCGTCTTTTCTAAACAATCTGACAGAAAAATCAGCAATAACAAAGCTGATAAAAAGACGGGTCGgaaaaacgaaaagaaaTGA
- the mrp11 gene encoding mitochondrial 54S ribosomal protein uL10m: MRCSVAVRASSIYVKNPQLRKSFLHSNYVQLIQESPNFLILQHNNLLPREAKSLRTELKAKVPGSKLQVIRGSIFHHALKVYESIDRLSNGCVDMQKVNLIETHKKAQKIKLDIDNLFVGPLAIFTLGPKLSPEAIRGFMSVLKGYQNKILLLGIRAESKGMDPFEVENLSKIPSLEFLQSSLLSVLSSPASQLRRILDLSKANVAYTLERREPSE, translated from the exons ATGAGATGTTCTGTTGCAGTTC gAGCTAGCAGCATTTATGTCAAAAATCCCCAATTGCGAAAGTCGTTTCTCCATTCTAATTATGTCCAGTTAATTCAAGAATCTCCAAACTTTTTGATACTTCAGCACAATAACTTACTTCCAAGAGAAGCGAAAAGTTTACGAACTGAGCTTAAAGCAAAGGTACCAGGATCAAAGCTTCAAGTTATACGTGGCTCTATATTCCATCATGCTCTTAAAGTTTACGAAAGTATAGATCGGCTTTCCAACGGTTGTGTCGATATGCAAAAAGTCAATCTTATTGAAACGCATAAAAAAGCTCAAAAGATAAAGCTAGACATTGATAATCTCTTTGTGGGTCCCTTGGCCATATTTACGCTTGGTCCTAAGCTTTCTCCTGAGGCGATCCGAGGTTTTATGTCGGTTCTTAAAGGatatcaaaacaaaatactaCTTCTGGGCATTCGTGCCGAGTCCAAAGGTATGGATCCTTTTGAAGTGGAAAATCTTTCTAAAATTCCGTCTTTGGAATTTTTACAGTCAAGTCTTCTTTCGGTTCTATCTTCTCCGGCTTCCCAGTTGAGGAGGATATTAGATTTAAGTAAAGCAAACGTTGCGTATACGTTAGAGCGAAGGGAACCTTCGGAATAG
- the pre1 gene encoding proteasome core particle subunit beta 4, which produces MESLLAVQGQDFVLTASSSSAVRGITVLKPDDDKSQILNSHNLMLYCGEAGDTTNFAEYIAANISLYTLRHNLNLSPEATASFTRKQLATSLRSRKPYQVNILLAGYETNLGKPELFWLDYLATCVRVPYACQGYSSFYCLSIFDRYYKPDLTIDEAVRIMKLCFDELKKRMPIDFKGFICKVVDKDGIREINI; this is translated from the coding sequence ATGGAATCACTACTGGCAGTTCAGGGTCAGGATTTTGTACTCACTgcttcatcatcatcagcAGTTCGTGGAATTACTGTTTTGAAACCTGACGATGACAAAAGTCAGATTTTAAATTCGCATAATCTTATGTTATACTGTGGTGAAGCTGGCGATACTACTAATTTTGCTGAATACATTGCAGCAAATATATCTCTTTACACTTTAAGacataatttaaatttaagcCCTGAAGCTACCGCTTCCTTTACGAGAAAGCAACTTGCTACTTCACTTCGTTCGAGAAAACCATATCAAgtcaatattttattagcTGGTTATGAAACGAATTTAGGAAAGCCTGAGCTTTTTTGGCTAGATTATTTAGCCACTTGTGTTCGTGTACCTTATGCCTGCCAAGGATACAgttctttttattgtttgtCTATCTTTGATCGATATTACAAACCAGACCTCACCATTGATGAAGCCGTGCGAATTATGAAATTATGTTTTGATGAACTTAAAAAGCGTATGCCTATTGACTTTAAAGGTTTCATTTGTAAAGTGGTTGATAAAGATGGAATTCGCGAAatcaatatttaa